From Kitasatospora sp. MAP12-44:
GCCGCAGACCGTCGGTGAGGCGGGCGCCAGACCCGGCGCTGCCCCCTCACTCAACTCGACCAGCGGGACGGCCGGGACGGGGGAGCTGCTGCGCGCCGTGCGCCGGATCGGCGGGGCGCTGCACACCTTCCACTCGGTGTTCGACAGCACCTGGGCGCAGGAGTCGCGGGCCGAGCTGCGCTGGCTGCTCAACCTGCTCGCGCAGGAGCCCGCGTACGTGCGGCGCTCGGTGCGGCTGCTGGCCGCGCTGGACTCGCTCAGCTCGACGGCCCCGGTGGGCGAGAGCTCCGGCCCGGGCATGCTGGCCGGGCACCAGGGCGCGCCCAAGGCCCGGGCACTGCTCGACCGGCAGCTGACGCTGTCCCGGACCAGGGCGCACAGCACGCTGCTGCAGGAGCTGCGCTCGTCGCGGCTGCACGCGCTGGCGGACCGGATGACGCTGCTGGTGGGCGAGGCGCCGCTGGTCCAGCCGGCCGCGGGGCAGGCCGCCGGGGCGCTGCTGGCGCAGGCGTCGGGGGCGTTCGGCGCGTTGGTGGCGGCCGTCCAGGGGCTGCCGCTGCAGCGGGTCGCGGGTGCCTACCACGGTGATGCGCTGCACCGGCTGGGAGTGACGCCGACCGGGGGCGTCCCGGTGCAGCGGGCCGCCCCCGCGGTCGGCGACGCGGACTCGGCGCTCGCCGCGGACGACGAGCCCTGGCGGCGGACCCGGATCCTGCTCAAGCGGTCCCGGTACGCGTTGGAGGTGTGCGGTCGCTCCGCGGTGGAGCTGGACGCGCTGGACCAGGTGCTCGACCGCCACCAGGACGCCTCGGACGCGGCGACCACGGCGGCCACCGCGGCGCGCACCCCGCGGATCACCCCGGCGACCGCCTACGTCCTGGGGGTGGTGCATGCTGATCAGCGACTGGAGGTGGAGGCGGCCCGGCACGCCTTCGGCCGCCAGTGGCCGAACCTCCCGCACCACGGATGGCATGAATGGGCGAGCGCCTAACCGCAGAGCAGCAGCAGAACCGCCCCGGCCCCCGGATGGCGGCGTCCAGCCGTACCGGCGCCGAGCCGCAGTCGGCCCAGCCGCCCGGGCGGTCCGGGCCGTCCGAGCACACGGAACGCAGCGAACGCAGCGAACGCAGCGACCGTACGGAGCGCAAGAAGCTGCGTGAGGCGAAGAAGCAGGGCCCGTGGACGGGCCCGGGCCGGGTCGTCGGCAAGCAGTCCGCGGCCCACCACCCGAGCGGTGCGAAGAAGAGCGCCCACAGCCCCACCGTCCTGGCGGCCGGCGCGGTGCTCTGGGTCCCGGGCGGGATGCGGCAGGACGGCACCGGCCCGCGCAAGCCGCGGATCGCCCTGATCCACCGCCCGAAGTACGACGACTGGAGCCTGCCCAAGGGCAAGCTGCTCCCGGGCGAGTCCCCTTGGCGGGCGGCGCTGCGCGAGGTGGAGGAGGAGACCGGGCTGCGCTGCCGGCTGATCGCGCCGCTGCCCGCCCAGTACTACCTGGCGAACGGGCGGCCCAAGGAGGTCCGGTACTGGGCGGCGGTGCCGGTCAGCGGTGAGTTCCGGCCCAATCGGGAGGTGGACCGGATGAAGTGGCTCAAGCCCGGCAAGGCCAGGGCCAAGCTCACCCACGACCGCGACCGCGAGCTGATCGACGCCCTGCTGCTGCAGCTGGCCGAGACCGGCGACGGCCCGCCCCAGGTCGGCGGCGGATAGAACGGGACCATCCGTTCTGATGAACGAACGGGCCGGTTGGCGGCGTGTCTTGGCCGAACCCTTGCTGTAATGCAACCGTGACTACTGGTCGGTGTTTCCTGGCATCCTTTCGAGGTTCACTTTCCGTTCATTTATGACCGGCTGACGTGTCACTTCCCCGGCCTAACTTCGGTCCTACCGGAGGGCCGGAGAGGCCCCGGACCACAGCAAGGTCCGCTCCGCCCGACCGCGTGGTCGGGCGATGATCGCGGACTGTGCCAAAGAAAGGGACACCCTGTGAAGCTCCAGCGGAACGGCCGCAGCACCAAGGCCCTCGCTATCGGTGCCGTGGCGCTCGTCAGCTCGCTGTCGCTCGCTGCCTGCGGCTCCGACAACAACACCACCGCCTCCAGCGGCTCCTCCGCCAGCGGTGCGCCCTCCGCCGCCGCGATCACCTGCGCCGCCAAGCAGGCCGCGTTCCTCGGCGCCGGCTCGACCGCGCAGAGCAACGCCATCGACGTGTGGAAGAACGTCTTCGGCGCCGCCTGCTCCGGCAGCACCCTGAGCTACAACCCGGTCGGCTCGGGCGCGGGCGTCCAGCAGTTCGAGCAGGGCAAGGT
This genomic window contains:
- a CDS encoding NUDIX hydrolase gives rise to the protein MRQDGTGPRKPRIALIHRPKYDDWSLPKGKLLPGESPWRAALREVEEETGLRCRLIAPLPAQYYLANGRPKEVRYWAAVPVSGEFRPNREVDRMKWLKPGKARAKLTHDRDRELIDALLLQLAETGDGPPQVGGG
- a CDS encoding CHAD domain-containing protein; its protein translation is MTDAPMTTPAASTATAGEVLSGYLTHQAGAFLRALPQTVGEAGARPGAAPSLNSTSGTAGTGELLRAVRRIGGALHTFHSVFDSTWAQESRAELRWLLNLLAQEPAYVRRSVRLLAALDSLSSTAPVGESSGPGMLAGHQGAPKARALLDRQLTLSRTRAHSTLLQELRSSRLHALADRMTLLVGEAPLVQPAAGQAAGALLAQASGAFGALVAAVQGLPLQRVAGAYHGDALHRLGVTPTGGVPVQRAAPAVGDADSALAADDEPWRRTRILLKRSRYALEVCGRSAVELDALDQVLDRHQDASDAATTAATAARTPRITPATAYVLGVVHADQRLEVEAARHAFGRQWPNLPHHGWHEWASA